The Thermococcus thermotolerans genome contains a region encoding:
- a CDS encoding uracil-DNA glycosylase family protein translates to MLLPFENLKKAGGIYVNPVNLKVVPLVLRDWRDFLSLDEKTYGVYARTIYNPDERFLVVNGEDGRKARELEALYRELLKDPLRFCREEYYRYQLRVGEFGGLPFSNGWPGSGVVLVGEAPGRKGCGKTGICFYRDASGMLLRKTLFSLGINPDFVYITNVVKCNPPDNRLRGFGEGELELLGRELEAVKPGAIFAVGRTAEKALKRLGFEFTYLRHPAWYVRRGLREPNEEMLEEYSAIREAFGEWRF, encoded by the coding sequence TCCCGTTAGTCCTCCGCGACTGGAGGGATTTCCTGAGCTTAGACGAGAAAACCTACGGGGTCTACGCGAGGACGATATACAACCCTGATGAGCGCTTCCTCGTCGTGAACGGGGAAGACGGGAGAAAAGCCAGGGAGCTGGAAGCCCTCTACCGTGAGCTCCTCAAAGACCCCCTGAGGTTCTGTCGCGAGGAATACTACCGCTATCAGCTCCGGGTGGGCGAGTTTGGGGGTCTACCCTTCTCCAACGGCTGGCCCGGCTCCGGCGTTGTTCTCGTCGGGGAGGCACCGGGGAGAAAGGGCTGCGGAAAGACTGGAATCTGTTTCTACCGCGACGCCTCGGGAATGCTGCTGAGGAAGACGCTCTTCAGCCTCGGCATCAACCCGGACTTCGTATACATAACCAACGTCGTCAAGTGCAATCCTCCCGACAACAGGCTGAGAGGCTTCGGTGAGGGCGAGCTTGAGCTCCTCGGGAGAGAGCTTGAAGCTGTGAAGCCGGGGGCCATCTTCGCGGTCGGCAGAACCGCCGAAAAGGCTCTGAAACGGCTCGGCTTTGAGTTCACCTACCTCAGACACCCCGCCTGGTACGTGAGGAGGGGGCTGAGGGAGCCAAATGAGGAGATGCTGGAAGAATACTCGGCGATAAGGGAGGCCTTCGGAGAATGGAGGTTCTGA